The following coding sequences lie in one Arachis ipaensis cultivar K30076 chromosome B05, Araip1.1, whole genome shotgun sequence genomic window:
- the LOC107642102 gene encoding reticulon-like protein B9, with the protein MAHNPSDSDNEITTTKRKLFEHDIHQVLGGREVADVLLWRNKKISAAILIGMTVIWFLFEVVEYNLVPLLCHISITIMLVLFIWSTMAQIFKWNAPNIPDIILQDYLFEDLATIFHRGFKQLLPMLHYISSGIDLPRFLLIIVSLYMLSVIGTYLSFVNLLYIGFLCMLTLPIMYERYEEEINNLVGNVIVDLRKKYKQFEKRYLSKIPRGSVKEKKRI; encoded by the exons ATGGCTCACAATCCATCTGATTCTGATAATGAAATTACAACAACAAAGCGAAAGCTCTTTGAACATGATATACATCAAGTTCTTGGAGGAAGAGAAG TGGCAGATGTTTTGTtatggaggaacaagaaaatatcaGCTGCAATTTTGATTGGAATGACAGTGATATGGTTTCTATTTGAGGTTGTTGAGTACAATTTGGTGCCTCTGCTTTGTCACATTTCCATCACAATTATGCTTGTTCTGTTCATATGGTCAACTATGGCACAAATTTTCAAATG GAATGCACCCAATATCCCAGATATTATTTTACAGGATTACTTGTTTGAGGATCTTGCTACAATCTTCCACAGAGGATTCAAACAGTTATTACCAATGCTTCATTATATTTCAAGTGGAATTGACCTTCCAAGATTTCTCCtg ATCATTGTTAGTCTCTACATGTTGTCAGTGATTGGAACCTACCTCAGCTTTGTAAATCTGTTATACATTG gttttcTCTGCATGCTGACACTGCCAATTATGTATGAACGTTATGAGGAAGAAATCAACAACCTAGTTGGCAATGTCATAGTGGACCTTAGGAAAAAGTACAAACAGTTTGAGAAGAGATATCTCAGCAAAATTCCAAGAGGAtcagtaaaagaaaagaaaaggatatAA